A region from the Rhodamnia argentea isolate NSW1041297 chromosome 7, ASM2092103v1, whole genome shotgun sequence genome encodes:
- the LOC125316027 gene encoding anthocyanidin 3-O-glucosyltransferase 5-like, with protein MQNTNPHAVLLASPGMGHFIPVVELGKRLAIHHGFDVTIFVVAADASITKSPLFKLPQTPNPLNLMLLPPVDISALVDLTTSVVTQLVIMMREALPLLRAAISAMKSQPTALIVDLFGTEALATAEEFDMLKYVFITSTAWFLAVTVHFPHIDEEAEHKHRVMKRPLDIPGCRSIRYEDTLDRFLDPTDRNLNSSFTRVGMEISNADGILVNTWQDLEPLTLLALENEKFLGRVVKGLVYPVGPLVRPAGRSSKSEVIDWLDMQPMESVIYISFGSGGTLSVKQTSELAWGLELSQHRFIWVVRPPVDDDVSANFFNVTNSHDGTPSYLPDGFYTRIQNRGMVVPMWAPQTEILAHQSIGGFFSHCGWNSALESMVNGVPMVAWPLYAEQQMNAAMLAEELEVAVRPKIRPNNGVIGREEVAEMVRRVMELKGNEMRDKAKELQRSANQVLMQGGSSYNSLSRVSKECELKLHHLSAKALGA; from the coding sequence ATGCAAAACACCAACCCTCATGCAGTCCTCCTTGCTAGCCCCGGCATGGGCCACTTCATCCCTGTGGTGGAGCTCGGAAAACGCCTCGCTATCCATCATGGCTTTGACGTGACCATTTTCGTGGTCGCGGCCGATGCCTCCATCACCAAATCTCCACTCTTTAAGCTGCCGCAGACTCCAAATCCTCTGAACCTCATGTTGCTTCCTCCTGTGGACATTTCCGCCCTTGTCGATTTGACCACCTCGGTTGTGACCCAACTCGTGATCATGATGCGTGAGGCTCTGCCTTTGCTTCGGGCTGCCATCTCCGCCATGAAGTCTCAGCCTACTGCTCTCATAGTCGACTTGTTCGGAACTGAAGCTTTAGCAACAGCAGAGGAGTTTGACATGCTAAAGTACGTCTTCATCACATCGACAGCATGGTTTCTTGCGGTCACAGTTCACTTTCCGCATATAGATGAAGAAGCGGAACACAAGCACCGCGTTATGAAAAGGCCGCTCGACATCCCGGGCTGTCGGTCCATCCGATATGAGGATACCTTGGACCGATTCCTTGACCCAACCGATAGGAATCTGAATTCGAGCTTTACTCGCGTTGGGATGGAAATATCGAACGCCGATGGAATCTTAGTGAACACGTGGCAGGATCTCGAGCCGTTGACTTTGCTTGCACTCGAAAATGAGAAGTTCTTGGGTCGGGTCGTCAAGGGGCTTGTTTATCCGGTGGGTCCGCTCGTTAGGCCTGCTGGGCGAAGTTCAAAAAGTGAGGTGATAGATTGGCTAGACATGCAACCGATGGAGTCGGTGATCTACATCTCTTTTGGGAGCGGTGGAACCTTGTCGGTGAAGCAAACGTCCGAGCTCGCCTGGGGTTTGGAGTTGAGCCAACATAGATTCATCTGGGTGGTGCGCCCACCAGTGGACGACGATGTGTCCGCTAACTTCTTCAACGTGACAAACAGCCATGATGGTACCCCAAGCTATCTCCCCGACGGCTTCTACACTAGAATCCAGAACCGGGGCATGGTGGTACCAATGTGGGCTCCACAGACCGAGATCTTGGCGCATCAATCTATCGGCGGGTTCTTCTCGCACTGCGGTTGGAATTCGGCTTTGGAGAGTATGGTCAATGGGGTGCCGATGGTGGCATGGCCACTGTATGCCGAGCAACAGATGAACGCGGCGATGCTGGCAGAAGAGCTCGAGGTGGCGGTCCGGCCAAAGATACGGCCGAACAATGGCGTGATCGGGAGGGAGGAGGTAGCAGAGATGGTGAGAAGGGTCATGGAATTGAAGGGCAATGAGATGAGAGATAAAGCTAAGGAGCTACAAAGAAGTGCCAACCAAGTGCTGATGCAAGGTGGTTCCTCCTACAATTCGTTGTCTCGAGTGTCAAAGGAGTGCGAACTGAAGCTGCATCATCTGAGTGCTAAGGCTCTCGGTGCTTGA
- the LOC115754294 gene encoding rust resistance kinase Lr10-like produces MEAALALYALPYLPFFLAHFVAAKFVLGAPCVLIFLIYKWMRRHHAADGNIEEFLQAHNNFLPIRYSYSDIKKITRNFRHKLGEGGYGFVYKGVLRSGNEVAVKILNKPKSNGQDFISEVATVGRIHHVNVVQLVGFCFNNSKQALVYDFMLNGSLDKHLFSKDGNDSLDYKKTYEISLGVARGIEYLHRGCDMQILHFDIKPHNILLDENFTPKVSDFGLARLYPMDRSIVSLTAARGTLGYMAPELFYKDIGGVSYKADVYSFGMLLMEMASRRKNINAHVEHSSQIYFPLWVYDQLSKENEVEIEEAEGEKEITRKMVIVALWCIQLIPDDRPSMRKVLNMLEGDIDNLQLPPKPLLYPSERPVDDVDTEIELESFPSTSSAPTICEGYQFQNGNEITAACIV; encoded by the exons ATGGAAGCGGCACTTGCGCTCTATGCACTTCCTTATCTCCCCTTTTTCTTAG CCCATTTCGTCGCAGCGAAATTCGTGCTTGGAGCTCCATGTGTATTGATATTTCTAATCTATAAGTGGATGAGAAGGCACCATGCAGCAGACGGAAACATCGAAGAGTTCCTTCAAGCTCATAATAACTTTTTGCCCATAAGGTACTCTTACTCGGACATCAAGAAAATCACCAGAAATTTCAGACACAAATTAGGTGAAGGAGGATATGGCTTTGTGTACAAGGGAGTACTTAGAAGTGGCAATGAAGTTGCTGTTAAGATTTTGAACAAACCAAAATCTAACGGCCAAGATTTTATAAGTGAAGTGGCTACTGTTGGAAGGATCCACCATGTTAACGTAGTGCAACTTGTTGGTTTTTGCTTTAACAACTCTAAGCAAGCTCTCGTGTACGATTTCATGTTGAACGGATCTTTGGATAAGCACCTTTTCTCTAAAGATGGAAATGATTCTCTTGACTATAAGAAAACATATGAGATATCTCTTGGTGTGGCTAGGGGGATAGAATATTTACATCGGGGATGCGACATGCAAATTCTACACTTTGACATcaagcctcacaacattcttctAGATGAAAATTTCACTCCGAAAGTTTCTGATTTCGGGCTTGCAAGACTTTACCCCATGGACCGCAGCATAGTGTCGTTGACTGCTGCAAGAGGTACCTTGGGATACATGGCTCCCGAGCTATTCTACAAGGACATTGGTGGTGTCTCATACAAAGCTGATGTTTATAGTTTCGGGATGTTGCTGATGGAAATGGCCAgtagaaggaaaaatataaatgcACATGTAGAACATTCAAGTCAAATTTATTTCCCTTTGTGGGTATACGATCAACTCAGCAAAGAGAACGAGGTGGAAATTGAAGAAGCAGAAGGGGAAAAGGAGATAACGAGGAAGATGGTAATAGTTGCCCTCTGGTGCATACAGTTAATCCCTGATGATCGGCCATCGATGAGGAAGGTGCTAAACATGCTTGAAGGTGATATTGATAATCTGCAACTGCCTCCGAAACCACTTCTGTATCCGTCCGAGAGGCCAGTTGATGATGTGGACACTGAAATAGAACTTGAATCATTCCCCAGCACATCGAGTGCTCCAACAATTTGTGAAGGGTACCAATTTCAGAATGGCAATGAAATTACGGCAGCGTGCAttgtatga